One segment of Chelonia mydas isolate rCheMyd1 chromosome 13, rCheMyd1.pri.v2, whole genome shotgun sequence DNA contains the following:
- the SPINT4 gene encoding kunitz-type protease inhibitor 4 isoform X1 has translation MPCSQEPWVPQLTSPSASLCTRLSPHRALWTSLFLQAPSRGFPKPRDPGCFLVPSGGTDLLSDSACWELEHGDICRLPPEQGPCKGRILRYFYNPASRTCESFIYGGCKGNKNNFKTKAECVRACRPPERPGVCPKTSGPGICLHGCDSDYDCKEGQKCCFNGCGYICLTVAPSGSP, from the exons ATGCCCTGCTCACAGGAACCCTGGgttccccagctcacctccccatCAGCCTCACTTTGCACCAGGCTGTCTCCCCACAGGGCGCTCTGGACCTCCCTGTTTCTCCAGGCTCCTTCGAGGGGGTTTCCCAAACCCCGGGATCCGGGTTGTTTCCTCGTTCCATCCGGGGGGACTGATTTATTGTCAGACAGCGCGTGCTGGGAGCTGGAGCATG gTGACATTTGCCGACTCCCGCCTGAGCAGGGCCCTTGCAAGGGACGGATTCTTCGCTACTTCTACAACCCGGCCTCCAGGACGTGTGAAAGCTTCATCTACGGAGGCTGCAAGGGCAACAAGAACAACTTTAAGACAAAGGCAGAGTGTGTGCGTGCCTGCAGGCCTCCTG AGAGACCCGGGGTTTGCCCCAAGACCTCAGGCCCTGGCATTTGCCTGCATGGCTGCGACAGCGACTATGACTGTAAAGAAGGACAGAAGTGCTGCTTTAATGGCTGTGGCTACATCTGCCTGACGGTGGCTCCATCAG GGTCTCCCTGA
- the SPINT4 gene encoding kunitz-type protease inhibitor 4 isoform X2, whose product MESGSIFLLLGLLAVWAELQAVAGQGEKRDICRLPPEQGPCKGRILRYFYNPASRTCESFIYGGCKGNKNNFKTKAECVRACRPPERPGVCPKTSGPGICLHGCDSDYDCKEGQKCCFNGCGYICLTVAPSGSP is encoded by the exons ATGGAGTCAGGCAGCATCTTCCTGCTCCTGGGGCTCCTCGCCGTCTGGGCCGAGCTGCAGGCTGTGGCTGGTCAGGGAGAGAAAC gTGACATTTGCCGACTCCCGCCTGAGCAGGGCCCTTGCAAGGGACGGATTCTTCGCTACTTCTACAACCCGGCCTCCAGGACGTGTGAAAGCTTCATCTACGGAGGCTGCAAGGGCAACAAGAACAACTTTAAGACAAAGGCAGAGTGTGTGCGTGCCTGCAGGCCTCCTG AGAGACCCGGGGTTTGCCCCAAGACCTCAGGCCCTGGCATTTGCCTGCATGGCTGCGACAGCGACTATGACTGTAAAGAAGGACAGAAGTGCTGCTTTAATGGCTGTGGCTACATCTGCCTGACGGTGGCTCCATCAG GGTCTCCCTGA